Within Streptomyces roseirectus, the genomic segment ACGACGCCGACGGTGAGCCGCGCGGGGCGGTCCCGGGGATCTGGCTGGTGGACTGTACTCACGCGACGGTGGCCTTCCCGTTCCAGTCCGCATCTGGGTACCGGACGATTTCTCGTCATGTTAACGCGATCTGTTGAGGGGGTGGCGGGTTGTCCACAGGCTGTGGGTATCGGCGGGGCGTGCGCCGCCGATAACGCGGGTGCCCGTACGGCCCCGCGCGCGGCATGATCCAGGCATGACCTTCACCCCAGACCCGGACGACGCCGCCACCCTCGCCGAGCGGCTGCGCGAGCGGCGCATGACGGCCCAGCGGGAGGCCGCGCGGATCCTCTCCCGCCCGCCGTACCGCGCGTCCCTTCGGGAGCGCATGGCACACCTCCAGGAGGCCGCCGAGGTGTACGACCTCGACGAGCGCACCGACGTGTACGGCAACGGCGTCGTGGCGGCCCTGGAGGAGCGGGTCGCCGGGCTGCTGGGCACGGAGGCCGCCGCGTTCTTCCCGACCGGCACGATGGCCCAGCAGATCGCCCTGCGCTGCTGGGCGGGGCGCACCGGCAACCCGGCGGTGGCCGTGCATCCGCTGGCCCACCTGGAGGTGCACGAGCGCGACGCGTTCAGCCAGCTCTCCGGGCTGCGGCCGGTGCACCTCACGGACGAGCACCGGCTGCCGACGCCCCAGGAGGTGCGCGAGGCCCCGGAGCCCTTCGGAACGCTCGCGCTGGAACTGCCGCTGCGGGACGCCGGTTTCCTGCTGCCCTCCTGGGACGAGCTGACGGCGACCGTGGCCGCCGCGCGGGAGCGCGACGCCGTGGTGCACTTCGACGGCGCGCGCCTGTGGGAGTCGACCACCCACTTCGGCCGTCCGCTGGAGGAGATCGCGGGCCTCGCGGACAGCGTCTACGTGTCGCTCTACAAGTCCCTCGACGGGCTCAGCGGCGCCGTCCTGGCGGGCCCCGAGTCGCTGATCGCGGAGGCCGGGGTCTGGCGCCACCGCTACGGCGGCATGCTCTTCCACCAGTTCCCCGCCGCCCTCACCGCGCTGGCCGGCCTGGACCGCGAGCTGCCCCGGCTGCCGGAGTACGTCGCCCACGCGCGCGTGGTGGCCGACGCGCTCCAGGAGGGGTTCGCCGAGGCGGGCGTCCCGTGGTTCCGTGTGCACCCGCGCGTGCCGCACACCCACGAGTTCCAGTTCTGGCTGCCGTACGACCCGGACACCCTCGCCGAGGCGGCCGTGCGCCAGGCCGAGGAGACCGGCACGTTCCTGTTCGCCTCGCCGTGGGACCGGCGCGGCCCCGGGGTGTCGTACACGGAGGTCTCGGTGCGCGCGGCGGGCCTCGACTGGGACGCGGCGGACGTGAAGGCGGCGGTCGCGGATTTCGTGGCGCGGCTGCCGCACGGGGCCGCCGATTGACGGTGGCCGTCAATCGGCGGGGGCGTTGTCGGTGGCGGGGTGCACCATGGGCCCATGAGCGTGAGCATCGACATCGCCGGGGTCCGGCCCGAGCAGGTGGCCTTCGTCCCGTCGCCGCTGGCCGAGCTGGGGATGGCGCTGCACGCGCTGTCGGAGCCGGGGCACCATCCGGGCATCCAGGGCTGGACCGGGAGCGTCCTGCCGGGGCTCGACCCGCACCTGGCCGACCGGATGTGCGAGGCGGAGTTCCTGTGGCGGTCGGTGTTCTCGGACCTGTTCCTGGCGTGCGCGGGCGTGCCGGGCGCGCTGCCCGGGGAGACGCTGGCCGACGATCTGGCGCTGCTGGACAAGCTGCCGGACGACCAGTTCGTGGACGCGGCCCTGGAGTTCGCGTGCCCGGCGTGCGACCGCCCGGCGCCGGGCGTCCTCGGTGACCCGGCGCTGCAGGGCCGGGTGCTGGACCTCGCCGCCTCGCGCGGACCCCGGCAGCTGGCGTTCGCGCGGCGGGTGCTGGACGATCCGCCGGGCGTGCGCGCGTGGCTGCGGCGTTTCCTGGAGGACTGCGACGAGGCGTTCTTCGCCGAGACCTGGTCGCGGCTGAGCCACCAGCTCGCGGCCGACGCCCGGCACAAGACGCAGGTGCTGCACCGGCGCGGGCCCGCCGAGGCGTTCGCGGCGGTCTCCCCCGCCGTCCGGCTCGACGAGGCGAACGGCCGTCTGGTCGTCGACAAGCTCGTCGAGAGCCGCACGTCCGCGCGCGACGACGGTCTGCTGCTGGTCCCGACCAGCCTGGGCCGCCCGCACCTGAACGTCCTGCACCGTGCGGGGTGGCGCCCCCTGCTGCACTACCCGGCGCACTCCCCGTCCCCGGTCACGGCGCCCTCGGTGGAGCAGCTGACCCTGCGGATGAACGCGCTCTCCCACCCCGTCCGCATGCAGCTCTGCCGCAACCTGGCCCGCAGCGCGTACACGACGACCGAACTCGCCCAGATCCACGCCATGTCCGCCCCGGAGATATCCCGGCACCTCGCGGCCCTGAAGAAGGCGGGCCTCATCACGACCCGCAGGCGCGGGCGCTATGTCCTGCACCAGCTCGATGTCGCCCTGGTGGCCCGCCTGGGCAGCGACTTCCTGGAGGGCATCCTCCGGTAGGAGCCGGCCGCGCGCCTCAGGCGTGTCCCCCGGCCGCTCCGCCGCCCGCGCGCACGAGGCCCGTCTCGTACGCCAGGACGACGACCTGGACGCGGTCGCGCAGGCCGAGCTTGGTGAGGATGCGGCCCACGTGGGTCTTCACGGTCGCCTCGGAGAGGACCAGGCGGGCGGCGATCTCGCCGTTGGACAGGCCCTGGGCGACGAGGATCATCACCTCGCGCTCGCGCTCCGTCAGGCGCTCCAGCTCCTTGTGCTCCGGCGCGCGCCCGGAACTCGGGAGCATCGGCGCGAAGCGGTCCAGGAGGCGGCGGGTGGTGGAGGGGGCGACGACGGCGTCGCCGCTGTGGACGGAGCGGATCGCGGCGAGCAGCTCGCCGGGCGGCACGTCCTTGAGCATGAACCCGGAGGCGCCCGCCTTCAGCCCGGAGAACGCGTACTCGTCCAGGTCGAAGGTCGTCAGGATGAGCACCTTCGGCGGGTCCGGCTCCTCGCAGATTCGCCGGGTGGCCTCCACGCCGTCCAGCTTCGGCATGCGGACGTCCATGAGGACGACGTCGACGTCCGTGGAGCGCACCACCTGCAGCGCCTCGACCCCGTCGCCCGCCTCCGCGACGACCTCCATGTCCGGCTGGGCGGCGAGCACCATCCGGAACCCGGTGCGCAGCAGCACCTGGTCGTCGACGAGCATCACGCGGATCGTCATCGGGGCCTCTTCCATGGGTTCGTGAACCGGTGTTCGTGACAGGTGTCAGCAGGCGCGCGTGGGTGTCAGTGCGCCGGTTTGAGCGGCAGGAGGACGCTGATGCGGAAGCCTCCCCCGGGGCGCGGACCGGCGTCCAGGGTTCCGCCGACCATACCGACGCGCTCGCGCATGCCGATCAGGCCGTGGCCCCGGCCGTCCGCGCCGCCTTCCTCGTACAGCTCGTGCGGGGCGCCCTTGCCGTCGTCCTCGACGAGCAGGCCGAGGCCGTCGTCGAAGTAGACCAGGCGCACGCTCGCGCCCGCGTTGGGGCCTCCGTGCTTGCGCGTGTTGGTCAGCGCTTCCTGGACGATGCGGTAGGCGGTCAGCTCGACGCCGCTGGGCAGCGGGCGCGGGGTGCCCTCGACCTTGAAGTCGACGGGCAGTCCGGAGCCCCGGCACTGCTGCACCAGGTCCTCGATCTGCTCGACGTCCGGCTGCGGGACGTACTCGCCGCCCTCCTGGTGCTCGCCGGTGCGCAGGACGCCCAGCAGGCGGCGCATCTCGGCGAGCGCCTGGCGGCCGGTCGACGAGATCGTCTCCAGGGCCTTCTTCGCCTGGTCCGGGGCGGCGTCCAGGACGTAGGCGGCGCCATCGGCCTGGACGACCATCACGGACACGTTGTGCGCCACGACGTCGTGCAGTTCACGCGCGATGCGCGCGCGTTCGGCGGCGACCGCGACCTTCGCCTGCGCCTCGCGCTCGCGCTCCAGGCGGTCCGCGCGCTCCTCCAGTTGCGCGAAGTACGCGCGCCGGGTGCGCATCGAGTCGCCGAGCACCCACGCGAGCGCGAACGGGACGGTCTGGAAGGCGACGATGACGACGGTGCCCGCCGCGCTCGTGTGCCCGGTCGGCCAGCGCAGCTCCGCCGCGGCCGCCGCGCACAGGCCCATGCCGAGCGCGAGGCGCGAGGCCCAGCGGTCCCC encodes:
- a CDS encoding threonine aldolase family protein, whose product is MTFTPDPDDAATLAERLRERRMTAQREAARILSRPPYRASLRERMAHLQEAAEVYDLDERTDVYGNGVVAALEERVAGLLGTEAAAFFPTGTMAQQIALRCWAGRTGNPAVAVHPLAHLEVHERDAFSQLSGLRPVHLTDEHRLPTPQEVREAPEPFGTLALELPLRDAGFLLPSWDELTATVAAARERDAVVHFDGARLWESTTHFGRPLEEIAGLADSVYVSLYKSLDGLSGAVLAGPESLIAEAGVWRHRYGGMLFHQFPAALTALAGLDRELPRLPEYVAHARVVADALQEGFAEAGVPWFRVHPRVPHTHEFQFWLPYDPDTLAEAAVRQAEETGTFLFASPWDRRGPGVSYTEVSVRAAGLDWDAADVKAAVADFVARLPHGAAD
- a CDS encoding DUF5937 family protein, with product MSVSIDIAGVRPEQVAFVPSPLAELGMALHALSEPGHHPGIQGWTGSVLPGLDPHLADRMCEAEFLWRSVFSDLFLACAGVPGALPGETLADDLALLDKLPDDQFVDAALEFACPACDRPAPGVLGDPALQGRVLDLAASRGPRQLAFARRVLDDPPGVRAWLRRFLEDCDEAFFAETWSRLSHQLAADARHKTQVLHRRGPAEAFAAVSPAVRLDEANGRLVVDKLVESRTSARDDGLLLVPTSLGRPHLNVLHRAGWRPLLHYPAHSPSPVTAPSVEQLTLRMNALSHPVRMQLCRNLARSAYTTTELAQIHAMSAPEISRHLAALKKAGLITTRRRGRYVLHQLDVALVARLGSDFLEGILR
- a CDS encoding response regulator, which gives rise to MTIRVMLVDDQVLLRTGFRMVLAAQPDMEVVAEAGDGVEALQVVRSTDVDVVLMDVRMPKLDGVEATRRICEEPDPPKVLILTTFDLDEYAFSGLKAGASGFMLKDVPPGELLAAIRSVHSGDAVVAPSTTRRLLDRFAPMLPSSGRAPEHKELERLTEREREVMILVAQGLSNGEIAARLVLSEATVKTHVGRILTKLGLRDRVQVVVLAYETGLVRAGGGAAGGHA
- a CDS encoding sensor histidine kinase; this encodes MQRLYDFLRRHPTGVDGFWAVILFGAAFAMETSRQEAEWRDAPAAVIPVVIALSVVMTLRRRMPEAMLVLAAVTGCAQLVLDVGVNPADFALLMIVYTVAAVGDRWASRLALGMGLCAAAAAELRWPTGHTSAAGTVVIVAFQTVPFALAWVLGDSMRTRRAYFAQLEERADRLEREREAQAKVAVAAERARIARELHDVVAHNVSVMVVQADGAAYVLDAAPDQAKKALETISSTGRQALAEMRRLLGVLRTGEHQEGGEYVPQPDVEQIEDLVQQCRGSGLPVDFKVEGTPRPLPSGVELTAYRIVQEALTNTRKHGGPNAGASVRLVYFDDGLGLLVEDDGKGAPHELYEEGGADGRGHGLIGMRERVGMVGGTLDAGPRPGGGFRISVLLPLKPAH